The following proteins are co-located in the Vigna unguiculata cultivar IT97K-499-35 chromosome 9, ASM411807v1, whole genome shotgun sequence genome:
- the LOC114162095 gene encoding zinc-finger homeodomain protein 2-like, producing MEFDEQEDHEEEEEEEDEEEEEMGFSVAAPGYDSFGNMAARSKISAAEGVPATVNSGRKGSSTGTVRYRECQKNHAVSIGGHAVDGCCEFLAAGEEGTLEAVICAACNCHRNFHRKEIDGEISPYQLRSQPQPQPLHPQYHHQFSPYYHRGPPPSSAGYLHHHLLTPPVSQHRPLALPPLASGGVFSREEEDMSNPSSSGGGGGGGFGGGSGSGTKKRFRTKFTQEQKDKMLAFAEKLGWRIQKHDEAAVEQFCAETCVKRHVLKVWMHNNKHTLANSEQRSAGNGSNHLNSSTMIANSELS from the exons ATGGAATTTGACGAGCAAGAAGACCatgaagaggaggaagaagaggaagacgaggaggaagaagaaatggGATTCTCGGTGGCGGCGCCGGGTTATGACTCCTTCGGAAACATGGCGGCCAGGTCTAAAATAAGCGCAGCTGAGGGAGTTCCGGCCACCGTCAACTCCGGTCGTAAAGGCAGCTCCACAGGGACGGTCAGATACAGAGAATGTCAAAAGAATCATGCCGTCAGCATAGGTGGTCACGCCGTTGATGGCTGCTGCGAGTTCTTGGCCGCCGGAGAGGAAGGCACGCTGGAGGCCGTAATTTGCGCGGCGTGTAACTGCCACCGCAATTTTCACCGCAAGGAGATCGATGGCGAAATCAGTCCTTACCAACTGCGCTCGCAGCCGCAACCGCAACCTCTGCATCCTCAGTATCACCACCAATTCTCCCCTTATTACCACCGTGGGCCACCACCTTCCTCCGCAGGATACCTCCACCACCACCTGTTAACCCCTCCGGTGTCGCAGCACCGGCCTTTGGCGCTACCACCGCTGGCTTCGGGAGGAGTGTTCAGTAGAGAAGAGGAGGACATGTCAAACCCCAGCTCAAGCGGCGGCGGAGGAGGTGGTGGTTTTGGCGGTGGTAGCGGCAGTGGAACGAAGAAGAGGTTTAGGACAAAATTCACGCAGGAGCAGAAGGATAAGATGCTGGCATTTGCGGAGAAGCTGGGGTGGAGAATTCAGAAACACGACGAAGCTGCTGTGGAACAATTCTGCGCTGAAACTTGTGTGAAGAGACATGTTCTCAAGGTCTGGATGCACAATAACAAACACACTCTTG CTAATTCTGAGCAACGTTCAGCTGGGAATGGATCGAATCACTTGAACAGCTCTACCATGATTGCGAATTCTGAACTCTCTTAA
- the LOC114195838 gene encoding serine/threonine-protein kinase-like protein At1g28390 has protein sequence MGYLSCNAQSAIATCDPHFKKHKPIAAKPIRHFNYAEIAAAASGFSAETFLGRGSHGRVYKATLDGGKLLAAVKTTKLVSASKNHSTKCTGCGNCTSPVENEIEILSQVPSPRVVNLIGFSTDPNGNKLIVVEYMPNGSLHDLLHSVRKPPGWNRRVRFAVQVAKAVRELHSANPPVIHRDVKSSNVLIDERWNARLGDFGLALRGHVEDVRVKCTPPAGTIGYLDPCYLAPEDLSAKSDVFSFGILLLEIISGRNAIDVNYSPSSIVDWAVPLIKLGDFAGICDRRIGPPPDPAVVRQLSVLAARCVRSTAEKRPSMMEVVECLNLARKRIRASPVWMSLRRRVARMESAVPVVAWEECDDNSINDCDRSEKFASMVKGGSGSRRKGKVSSVWGVGYGSEASNNHKVIRSKSIGSSSGSIRGSWVKMQPHQTEHGFGRRKVRLKKSKSLGVLQGSVLSHYTENSNNRSYSHSYNNNNNNGDDVSVIVSAMAKLVVTDKLEKKMVEKPLVKLHDEVESVRIENEAMI, from the coding sequence ATGGGTTACCTCTCTTGCAATGCCCAATCCGCAATCGCCACCTGCGACCCTCACTTCAAGAAGCACAAACCCATCGCTGCCAAACCAATCCGCCACTTCAACTACGCCGAAATCGCCGCCGCGGCTTCCGGCTTCTCCGCCGAGACCTTCCTAGGCAGAGGCAGCCATGGCAGAGTGTACAAAGCTACCCTCGACGGCGGAAAGCTCCTTGCCGCCGTAAAAACCACGAAGCTCGTCTCTGCCTCGAAGAACCACTCCACTAAATGCACCGGCTGCGGCAACTGCACCAGTCCTGTGGAAAACGAGATCGAGATCCTCTCTCAAGTCCCGAGCCCCCGCGTGGTGAACCTCATCGGCTTCAGCACCGACCCAAACGGCAACAAACTAATCGTCGTTGAATACATGCCCAACGGTTCGCTCCACGATCTATTGCATTCCGTTAGAAAACCGCCCGGCTGGAACCGGAGGGTCCGGTTCGCGGTTCAGGTTGCGAAAGCGGTTCGCGAATTGCACTCTGCCAACCCTCCCGTTATTCACCGCGACGTTAAGTCTTCCAATGTTTTAATTGACGAGAGATGGAACGCGAGGCTCGGTGACTTTGGCCTTGCGTTAAGGGGACACGTGGAGGACGTTCGCGTCAAGTGCACGCCGCCCGCGGGGACGATAGGGTACCTCGACCCGTGCTATCTGGCGCCGGAGGATCTCAGCGCCAAGAGCGACGTTTTCAGCTTCGGGATCTTGCTGCTGGAGATCATCAGCGGCCGGAACGCCATCGACGTCAATTACAGCCCTTCCTCTATTGTGGACTGGGCGGTGCCGCTGATCAAGCTCGGCGACTTCGCCGGAATCTGCGACCGCCGGATCGGACCGCCGCCGGACCCCGCCGTGGTGCGGCAGCTCTCGGTGCTTGCTGCCAGATGCGTTAGATCGACGGCCGAGAAGCGGCCGTCCATGATGGAGGTGGTGGAGTGTCTGAATCTGGCAAGAAAGAGGATTCGCGCGTCCCCCGTGTGGATGTCTCTGCGGCGGCGCGTGGCGCGCATGGAGAGCGCGGTGCCGGTGGTGGCGTGGGAGGAGTGTGATGATAATAGTATTAATGATTGTGATAGGAGTGAGAAATTTGCGAGCATGGTGAAAGGTGGGAGTGGGAGCAGGAGGAAGGGAAAAGTATCCAGTGTGTGGGGTGTAGGGTATGGGAGTGAAGCCTCCAATAATCATAAAGTGATAAGGTCAAAATCCATTGGTTCTTCTTCTGGTTCCATCAGAGGTAGCTGGGTTAAAATGCAGCCACACCAAACCGAACACGGGTTTGGAAGGAGGAAGGTGAGGTTAAAAAAGTCAAAATCTTTGGGGGTTTTGCAAGGTTCTGTACTTTCACATTACACTGAGAATAGTAACAATAGGAGTTATAGTCAcagttataataataacaataataatggtGATGATGTATCAGTAATTGTGTCTGCAATGGCGAAGTTGGTTGTTACAGATAAGCTAGAAAAGAAAATGGTGGAAAAACCGTTAGTGAAATTGCATGATGAGGTTGAGAGTGTGAGGATAGAGAATGAAGCAATGATTTGA